GCGCCGTCCTAGCGGGTGACGAGCGCCAGGGCGGAGTCGACGAGGTAGGCGCGGACCTGCTCCGGCGAGATCTCGCCGACCGTCGGCACGCCGGGCGTGGCCTCGGCGACCAGGATCCCGACCCGCGCGAGCTGGAGCGCGCCGAGCCCGCTGGCGTACAGGGTGTTGGCCAGCAGCGCCGGGTCCTCGACGGTGAACCGGCCCGCGTCGACGCCGGCCTGGAGGGCCTCCTGCAGCACGGCCAGGCAGCCGCTGATCCCGCGCCCGAGGCGGAACAGCGCGCTCTCGCTGATCTCGTCCAGGAGCTCCGGGCCGCTGCGCCGCATCAGTGCCTGCGCGCAGTCGATGAAGGCCGGGTGGGCCAGCCCGTAGTCCACGAACGCCCCGACCAGGCTCTCCAGCGTCCGCTCCGGGCTCAGCCCGCCGCCGGCCGCGCCCTGCAGCGCCGCGTGCAGCTCGTCGAGGTAGCTCACCAGGGTGAGCGCGAACAGCTCCTCCTTGCCGGAGAAGTGTCGGTAGACGATGGCCCGGTTGATCCCCACCGCCCGCGCGATGTCCTCGATCTGCGCGTCGCGCACGCCACGCTCGTCGAAGAGCGCCCGGGTCGCCGCGATGATCTCCTTCTCCCGCGCCCGCCGCCGCGCCGCCGCCGCACTGCGGCGGCCGTCGGTCTCGGGTGCGCGGGTGGCCACGATCCGATGGTAAACGGTGTGCAACTCCGAGTTGCACGAGTGTGACGGGTTCGTCAGCGTTGGCTCGACCGCCGGCATCACCGATGTTGGTGATATGGCGGGGTCGGCCCGGCAGAGCCGTCTTGACGGGACATCCTGACGCCGCGGTTGTTGCCGCCGGTTGCCAGAGAGGGAGACACCAGTGCGCGCGAGGAAGTTCATGGGGTTGGTGGGCGTCGCGGCGGCGCTCGCCGCGACCAGCATCTCGACACCGGCCGCCTATGCGGCCACTCAGACCACACTCGACCTGGAGTTCAACGAGAGCCCCGGGTCGACCGTCGCGGTCGACGGCTCAGGGTTCGGGCACAACGGTGCCATCGGGTCGCACATCAAGATGACGGGGACGTCGGCGGTGATCGACCGGCACCCGCCGGACGCCACGACGTACTACGGCGCGGACCACCTGATCATGGTCAACGAAGCGCCGGACGGGTCGCTCGACCCGGGCGCGGGCAACTTCACCGTGGAGTTCCGGTTCCGCTCCACCGTGAAGTTCGGCAACGTGGTGCAGAAGGGACAGGCCACGACTGCGGGCGGTCAGGTCAAGTTCCAGCAACCAGGGGGCTACATGAGCTGCATGTTCAAGTCACCCTCGGGTCAGGCCGCGGTGAAGTCGAGCATCTACACCAGCGACGGCGCCTGGCACACCATCCGGTGCGAGCGGACCCCGAGCGAGGTCCGCCTCTACGTCGACGGTGTGTTCAACAAGCGCATCCGCAAGCCGACGGGCACCATCGACAACCGCAAGCCGTGGACGATCGGGGGCAAGTTCGACTGCGACACGAGCAACCCCGCGACCGGTGCCGACAGCTGCGACTACTTCGCCGGCGAGATGGACTGGCTGCACCTCATCAAGGGCTGAGCGAGGCACCGTGCGAGCGTTGCTGTGACTCACAGCAGCGCTCGCACCGTCTCGATGGTGTCGGCCTCCGCCGCGGTCTTGTCGTCGCGGTAGCGCAGCACCCGGGCGAAGCGCAGCGCGAGTCCGCCGGGGTAGCGCGTCGAGCGCTGGAGGCCGTCGAAGGCGATCTCGACCACCTGCTCGGGCCGGAGCTCGACCACGTGGGCGTCGCGGACGTGCTCGGGGTCGCGGGCAAGGGCGGTGAAGCGCTCGGTCTGCCAGGCCAGCATCTCGTCGGTCATGCCCTTGAAGGTCTTGCCGAGCATCACGAACCCGTCCCCGTCCCGGGCCCCCAGGTGGATGTTCGACAGCCACCCGCGGCGCCGACCGGACCCCCACTCGACCGCCAGCACCACGAGGTCGAGCGTGTGCACCGGCTTGACCTTGACCCAGGCGGAGCCGCGGCGGCCGGCGTCGTACGGCGCGGCGAGGTCCTTGACCACGACGCCCTCGTGGCCGAGCTCGAGGACGCGGGCGGTGAAGGCGTCGGCCTCGTCGACGTCGTCGGTGACGACGCGGGGGACGAGGTGCTCGTCGGGGACGAGCGCGGCCAGCGCCGCGAGGCGCTCGGAGCCGGGGGCGTCGACGAGGTCGCGGCCGTCGAGGTGGAGCAGGTCGAAGAAGTAGGGCGTGAGGTGGACGCCCTCGCTCATCGCGGCGCGGGACGCGGTCTCCTGGAAGGGCCGGGGGCGGCCGTGGTCGTCGAGAGCGAGGACCTCGCCGTCGAGCACGACCTGGGAGGCGGGCAGGGCGCGGACGACGTCGACCACCTCGGGCAGGCGGGCGGTGATGTCCTCCAGCGAGCGGGTGGCGATCGACACCGAGGAGCCGGAGCGGTGCACCTGGATCCGGACGCCGTCGAGCTTGGTGTCCACGGCCACGGGGCGGCCGGGGCCGCCGCCGGCCTTCGCCATCGCGGCCGCGACGGTGGTGGCCGACGAGGCCAGCATGGGCAGGACCGGGCGCATCACCTCGAGGGCGTACGTCGCGAGCGCGTCCTCGGAGCCGCTCAGCGCGGCGGGCGCGACGGCCACCGTGGAGCCGGCCATCATGGCCGCGCGCCGGACGGCCGCGAGCGGGACGCCGCCGGCCGCGGCCAGCCCCTCCTGGACCAGCGAGTCGAGCGCGCCCTGGCGGACCTCGCCGGTGACCACGCCCCGCAGCCAGCGCTGCTCGTCGGGGGTGGCGCGGGCGAACAGCGCGGCGACGGCCTCGGACCGGGCGTTCTGCGAGCCCGGCCCGGAGAGCTCGGCCATGGCGGTGAAGGCCGCGTCCACCTCGAGCACGCTCAGCGACGGCGAGGGAGCGGGCGGCGGCAGCGCGGACAGCGACCGCCAGCCGAGCCCGGTCCGGCGCTGCCGCAGCGAGCCGGCCAGGTAGGACGTCACCACCGCGATCTCCTCGGGCGGTGCCGTGCCGACCGAGGACAGCAGTGCGGCCAGCGCCGCGGTCTTGGCCTTG
This genomic window from Nocardioides anomalus contains:
- a CDS encoding ATP-dependent DNA ligase yields the protein MLLADLVATSAEVAATRSRKAKTAALAALLSSVGTAPPEEIAVVTSYLAGSLRQRRTGLGWRSLSALPPPAPSPSLSVLEVDAAFTAMAELSGPGSQNARSEAVAALFARATPDEQRWLRGVVTGEVRQGALDSLVQEGLAAAGGVPLAAVRRAAMMAGSTVAVAPAALSGSEDALATYALEVMRPVLPMLASSATTVAAAMAKAGGGPGRPVAVDTKLDGVRIQVHRSGSSVSIATRSLEDITARLPEVVDVVRALPASQVVLDGEVLALDDHGRPRPFQETASRAAMSEGVHLTPYFFDLLHLDGRDLVDAPGSERLAALAALVPDEHLVPRVVTDDVDEADAFTARVLELGHEGVVVKDLAAPYDAGRRGSAWVKVKPVHTLDLVVLAVEWGSGRRRGWLSNIHLGARDGDGFVMLGKTFKGMTDEMLAWQTERFTALARDPEHVRDAHVVELRPEQVVEIAFDGLQRSTRYPGGLALRFARVLRYRDDKTAAEADTIETVRALL
- a CDS encoding LamG-like jellyroll fold domain-containing protein; this encodes MRARKFMGLVGVAAALAATSISTPAAYAATQTTLDLEFNESPGSTVAVDGSGFGHNGAIGSHIKMTGTSAVIDRHPPDATTYYGADHLIMVNEAPDGSLDPGAGNFTVEFRFRSTVKFGNVVQKGQATTAGGQVKFQQPGGYMSCMFKSPSGQAAVKSSIYTSDGAWHTIRCERTPSEVRLYVDGVFNKRIRKPTGTIDNRKPWTIGGKFDCDTSNPATGADSCDYFAGEMDWLHLIKG
- a CDS encoding TetR/AcrR family transcriptional regulator, with the protein product MATRAPETDGRRSAAAARRRAREKEIIAATRALFDERGVRDAQIEDIARAVGINRAIVYRHFSGKEELFALTLVSYLDELHAALQGAAGGGLSPERTLESLVGAFVDYGLAHPAFIDCAQALMRRSGPELLDEISESALFRLGRGISGCLAVLQEALQAGVDAGRFTVEDPALLANTLYASGLGALQLARVGILVAEATPGVPTVGEISPEQVRAYLVDSALALVTR